One Methylocapsa sp. D3K7 DNA window includes the following coding sequences:
- a CDS encoding Lrp/AsnC family transcriptional regulator, producing the protein MDALDQFDLKLLAALEADGRLTNAELAEKVGLSASQCSRRRIRLEETGIIEGYAARLNAGRLGIDLLALVQVSMSPHSKENAKKFSDFVKTVEEIQEAYALTGDSDYLLKVLVPDLKSLSRIINDLILPHASVSHVKSSIVLTTLKDTHRLPLTAAKARG; encoded by the coding sequence ATGGATGCACTCGACCAATTCGATCTCAAGCTGCTTGCCGCGCTCGAGGCCGATGGCCGTCTCACCAATGCCGAGCTTGCCGAAAAGGTCGGGCTTTCCGCCTCGCAATGTTCCCGCCGCCGGATAAGGCTCGAGGAAACCGGGATCATCGAAGGCTATGCCGCGCGGCTCAACGCCGGCCGCCTCGGCATTGATCTCCTCGCTCTCGTCCAAGTCAGCATGTCTCCGCATTCCAAGGAGAATGCGAAAAAGTTCAGCGACTTCGTCAAGACGGTCGAGGAAATCCAAGAGGCCTATGCGCTGACCGGGGATTCTGATTATTTGCTGAAAGTGCTGGTGCCGGACTTAAAAAGCCTGTCGCGGATCATCAATGATTTGATCCTGCCGCATGCGAGCGTCTCGCATGTCAAATCCTCGATCGTTTTGACGACGCTCAAGGACACCCACCGGCTGCCGCTCACCGCCGCCAAAGCGCGCGGATGA
- the hppD gene encoding 4-hydroxyphenylpyruvate dioxygenase — protein sequence MGPFPHDAPPAKISAENPAGTDGFEFVEFAAADPGALKTLFEKMGFERVARHKTRAIDLYRQGSVNYILNADPSSFGGRFVERHGPCAPAMAWRVVDAKHAYTHALERGAQPYNGETGAKTIDAPAILGIGGSLIYFIDTYGAKGSPYDAEFDWIGECDPAPVGCGLFYIDHLTNNVFRGAMDRWYQFYQNLFNFRQIRYFDISGKFTGLTSRALTSPCGKIRIPLNESADDKSQIEEFLHQYKGEGIQHIACGSKDIYASVKRLAGRGLAFMPPPPETYYKRIATRLPGHGEPVEALRESGLLIDGEVVEGGKPKLLLQIFSKTVIGPIFFEFIERKGDEGFGEGNFKALFESIEADQIERGVLHA from the coding sequence ATGGGTCCGTTTCCGCACGACGCGCCGCCTGCCAAGATCAGTGCCGAAAACCCAGCCGGCACGGATGGGTTTGAGTTCGTGGAATTCGCCGCCGCCGATCCCGGTGCGCTCAAGACGCTGTTTGAGAAGATGGGTTTCGAGCGTGTCGCGCGCCACAAGACCCGCGCCATCGATCTCTACCGGCAGGGGAGCGTCAATTACATCCTCAACGCGGACCCCAGCAGTTTTGGCGGAAGATTTGTCGAGCGTCATGGCCCTTGTGCGCCAGCGATGGCCTGGCGCGTCGTCGATGCCAAGCACGCCTACACCCATGCGCTGGAACGCGGCGCGCAGCCCTACAACGGCGAGACGGGGGCCAAGACCATCGATGCGCCCGCAATCCTGGGGATCGGCGGCAGCCTGATTTATTTCATCGATACCTATGGCGCCAAGGGCTCGCCCTATGATGCCGAATTCGATTGGATTGGCGAGTGCGATCCGGCGCCGGTTGGGTGCGGCCTCTTTTACATCGATCATCTGACCAACAATGTGTTTCGCGGCGCGATGGACCGCTGGTATCAATTTTACCAAAATCTCTTCAACTTCCGTCAAATTCGCTATTTCGACATCTCCGGAAAATTTACTGGCCTGACGTCGCGGGCGCTGACGAGCCCTTGCGGAAAAATCCGGATTCCGTTGAATGAATCCGCCGACGACAAAAGCCAGATCGAGGAATTTCTGCACCAATATAAGGGCGAGGGCATTCAGCATATCGCGTGCGGCAGTAAGGACATTTATGCCAGCGTGAAGCGGTTGGCGGGGCGGGGCCTTGCTTTCATGCCGCCGCCTCCCGAAACCTATTACAAACGGATCGCCACGCGGCTTCCTGGTCATGGCGAGCCGGTGGAGGCTTTGCGGGAGAGCGGGCTTTTGATCGACGGCGAAGTCGTTGAAGGCGGCAAGCCGAAGCTTCTGTTGCAGATCTTCTCGAAGACGGTGATCGGCCCGATTTTTTTCGAGTTCATCGAACGCAAAGGTGATGAGGGCTTTGGCGAAGGTAATTTCAAGGCGCTGTTCGAGTCGATCGAAGCCGACCAGATCGAACGCGGCGTGCTGCATGCCTGA
- a CDS encoding arylsulfatase produces the protein MTSPESSGAALAQTPARKPNILVIMGDDVGWFNIGAYHRGIMSGKTPNLDKLADEGMLFTDYYAEASCTAGRANFITGELPIRTGLTTVGQAGADIGLPDEAVTLATVLKAQGYATGQFGKNHLGDLNKFLPTVHGFDEFFGYLYHLDAMSDPYWYDYPQDWIDKTGPRNLVHSFATDTADPAEQPRWGKIGKQKIIDEGPLAPFPNMKDMQGWQQGRKAKYDMETFDDVLVKSSSAFMDKAKKAGKPFFVWHNTTRMHVFTYLPPKYQAMMNAKNNYGLEEAGMAQMDDSVGQLLKHVQDMGEADNTIVIFTTDNGAEVFTWPDGGMTPFRATKGTIYEGGFRVPCIIRWPGKVKPRSVENGIFSGLDWLPTLAATAGKPDIKDELLQGVELEGRTYKNHLDGYNQLDVLLGKGPSARHELFYFGGPHLGALRLDDFKFQFFQQPYGWPGEKVTTDMPTIINIRQDPFERTPSIHGENLNNLGGGYMNDFMAREFWRFVLVQKYVGELAQTAIDFPPMQAPASFNIQAVKEKVEEAIRAREGQ, from the coding sequence ATGACTTCGCCAGAGTCTTCCGGGGCGGCGCTCGCGCAGACGCCTGCCAGGAAACCCAATATTCTTGTTATCATGGGCGATGACGTCGGCTGGTTCAACATTGGTGCCTATCATCGAGGTATCATGTCCGGCAAGACGCCGAATCTCGACAAACTCGCCGATGAAGGCATGCTGTTTACCGACTATTACGCCGAGGCGAGCTGCACGGCAGGCCGGGCGAATTTCATCACCGGCGAACTGCCCATCCGCACGGGTCTCACCACGGTTGGTCAGGCGGGGGCTGATATCGGCTTACCGGACGAGGCCGTGACGCTTGCCACTGTGCTGAAGGCGCAAGGCTATGCGACCGGCCAGTTTGGCAAGAATCACCTCGGCGACCTCAACAAATTTTTGCCGACCGTGCATGGCTTCGATGAGTTCTTTGGCTACCTTTATCACCTCGACGCCATGTCGGATCCCTATTGGTACGATTATCCGCAAGATTGGATCGACAAGACGGGCCCTCGCAATTTGGTGCATAGCTTTGCGACCGACACCGCCGATCCGGCCGAGCAGCCGCGCTGGGGCAAGATCGGCAAGCAAAAAATCATCGATGAAGGACCGCTGGCACCGTTTCCGAATATGAAGGATATGCAGGGCTGGCAGCAAGGCCGAAAAGCGAAATATGATATGGAGACCTTTGACGATGTGCTCGTCAAGTCGTCGAGCGCCTTCATGGACAAAGCGAAAAAGGCTGGAAAACCTTTTTTCGTCTGGCACAATACGACGCGCATGCATGTCTTCACCTACCTTCCGCCGAAATATCAGGCGATGATGAATGCGAAGAACAATTACGGTCTCGAAGAAGCCGGCATGGCGCAGATGGACGACAGCGTCGGCCAATTGCTGAAGCATGTCCAGGATATGGGCGAGGCTGACAATACCATCGTCATCTTCACCACCGACAATGGGGCCGAAGTGTTCACCTGGCCGGACGGTGGGATGACGCCGTTCAGGGCCACGAAGGGCACCATTTATGAAGGCGGCTTCCGTGTTCCGTGCATTATCCGTTGGCCGGGCAAGGTCAAGCCAAGGTCTGTCGAAAATGGAATCTTCTCCGGACTCGATTGGTTGCCGACACTCGCCGCCACCGCCGGCAAGCCCGACATCAAGGACGAGCTTTTGCAGGGCGTAGAGCTGGAGGGCCGGACCTATAAAAACCATCTCGACGGCTACAATCAGTTGGACGTTCTGTTGGGCAAAGGGCCATCCGCACGCCACGAGCTTTTTTACTTCGGCGGCCCGCATCTTGGCGCGCTGCGGCTCGACGACTTCAAATTCCAATTCTTTCAGCAGCCCTATGGGTGGCCGGGAGAAAAGGTCACGACGGACATGCCGACGATCATCAACATTCGCCAAGATCCCTTCGAGCGGACGCCGTCGATCCACGGCGAAAACTTGAACAATCTCGGCGGCGGTTACATGAACGACTTCATGGCGCGCGAATTCTGGCGCTTCGTTCTCGTGCAGAAATATGTGGGGGAACTCGCACAGACGGCCATCGATTTTCCGCCGATGCAGGCGCCGGCGAGCTTCAACATCCAAGCCGTCAAGGAAAAGGTCGAGGAGGCCATCAGGGCCCGCGAAGGGCAATAG
- the hmgA gene encoding homogentisate 1,2-dioxygenase, whose translation MTQYMPGFGNDFETEALPGALPQGQNSPQRCPYGLYAEQLSGTPFTAPRGANERSWLYRMRPSVRHASHFTSIDVPYWKTAPHIAAHRLALGQLRWDPLPIPDAPLTFVSGMRTITTAGDVRTQTGMAAHVFFVTENMDDDYFFNADGELLIVPQTGGLDIATELGQLIVTPGDIAVIPRGMKFKAGLQDGPARGYVCENYGAKFTLPGRGPIGANCLANPRDFKTPVARYEDKETACRLTVKWCGGFHVAEIGHSPLDVVAWHGNYAPYKYDLRTFSPVGAILFDHPDPSIYTVLTAPSGEAGTANVDFVIFPERWLVAEHSFRPPWFHMNIMSEFMGLIFGQYDAKAKGFAPGGISLHNCMLPHGPDTQAFDRASTVELKPERLENTLAFMFETRYPQQVTEYAAKLPELQSDYADCWSGLEKHFDPNRR comes from the coding sequence ATGACACAATACATGCCTGGCTTCGGCAATGATTTCGAGACCGAGGCGTTGCCGGGCGCCTTACCGCAAGGGCAAAACTCGCCGCAGCGCTGTCCCTATGGGCTTTATGCCGAGCAATTGTCAGGTACGCCCTTCACCGCGCCGCGCGGCGCCAATGAGCGCTCCTGGCTCTACCGCATGCGCCCTTCGGTCCGGCATGCGAGCCACTTTACCAGCATCGATGTTCCCTATTGGAAAACCGCGCCGCATATCGCCGCGCACCGCCTGGCGCTGGGCCAATTGCGTTGGGACCCTTTGCCCATTCCAGACGCGCCGCTGACTTTCGTCAGCGGCATGCGGACCATCACGACGGCGGGCGATGTCCGCACCCAGACCGGCATGGCGGCGCATGTCTTTTTCGTCACGGAAAACATGGACGATGATTATTTTTTCAATGCCGACGGCGAACTCTTGATCGTTCCGCAAACGGGCGGCCTCGACATTGCGACAGAGCTTGGCCAACTCATCGTCACGCCTGGCGATATCGCGGTGATCCCGCGCGGCATGAAATTCAAGGCCGGGTTGCAAGATGGTCCCGCGCGCGGCTATGTGTGCGAGAATTATGGCGCGAAGTTCACCTTGCCGGGGCGCGGGCCGATCGGCGCCAATTGTCTCGCCAATCCACGGGATTTCAAAACGCCGGTGGCGCGTTACGAAGATAAGGAAACGGCGTGCCGCCTGACCGTCAAATGGTGCGGCGGCTTCCATGTCGCCGAGATTGGGCATTCGCCGCTCGATGTCGTCGCTTGGCATGGCAATTACGCGCCTTACAAATATGATTTGCGCACCTTCTCTCCGGTTGGTGCGATTTTGTTCGATCACCCGGACCCGTCCATTTACACGGTGCTGACCGCGCCGTCCGGGGAGGCGGGCACCGCAAATGTCGATTTCGTGATTTTTCCCGAACGCTGGCTCGTCGCCGAACATTCGTTCCGGCCGCCGTGGTTTCACATGAACATTATGAGCGAGTTCATGGGGCTGATTTTCGGCCAATATGATGCCAAGGCGAAAGGCTTTGCGCCGGGCGGGATTTCGCTCCACAATTGCATGCTGCCGCATGGTCCGGACACACAAGCCTTCGACCGGGCGAGCACCGTTGAGCTGAAACCCGAAAGGCTTGAAAACACCCTCGCCTTCATGTTCGAGACGCGCTATCCCCAACAGGTGACGGAATATGCGGCCAAGCTCCCGGAACTTCAAAGCGATTATGCCGATTGCTGGAGCGGTTTGGAAAAGCATTTTGATCCAAATCGCCGGTGA